In one window of Rhodopirellula bahusiensis DNA:
- the glpK gene encoding glycerol kinase GlpK has protein sequence MKAILALDQGTTSSRAILFAHDGSIIGASQKEFTQHYPKPGWVEHDANEIWQTQLEVARDVLQKHEMDKSDIVAIGITNQRETTLVWDRATGEPIHNAIVWQDRRTASACDALREAGHSDLVQQKTGLIIDAYFCATKLRWILDHVPGAKARAEKGELAFGTIDSWLFWNLTGGDLHATDVTNASRTMLWNIHTGEWDDELLELFEIPKAVLPTVHPSSHVFGETQPTLFGKSIPLGGAAGDQQSALFGQNCTQPGMAKNTYGTGCFMLMNIGETPASSPSRLLTTVACWDGGKREFAYEGSIFIAGAIVQWLRDGLGIIESSSEVESLAASVDDTDGVYLVPAFAGLGAPHWDAYARGILVGLTRGTTKAHIARAALEGIAYQVADVLDAMRRDSGVAIEELRVDGGAAANDLLMQFQADIIGARVVRPKVIETTAAGAAYVAGLATGFWKDSADIERIWETDRVFEPRMPAEEVARRRQRWAAALERSKQWVEQEESAD, from the coding sequence GTGAAGGCAATTCTGGCACTAGATCAAGGCACAACGAGCTCTCGAGCAATATTGTTTGCGCACGATGGATCGATCATCGGCGCGTCGCAGAAGGAGTTCACTCAGCACTACCCGAAACCCGGCTGGGTCGAGCATGACGCCAATGAAATTTGGCAAACCCAATTGGAAGTCGCTCGCGATGTCCTGCAGAAACACGAAATGGATAAGTCCGACATCGTCGCGATCGGAATCACCAACCAACGCGAAACGACTCTGGTTTGGGATCGTGCAACCGGCGAACCCATCCACAACGCGATCGTGTGGCAGGATCGACGCACAGCTTCGGCCTGCGATGCATTGCGAGAAGCTGGACACTCTGATCTCGTTCAACAAAAGACGGGATTGATCATCGATGCGTACTTCTGCGCAACGAAGCTGCGATGGATCCTGGATCATGTTCCGGGGGCGAAGGCTCGAGCAGAAAAGGGCGAACTTGCATTCGGCACAATCGACAGCTGGCTGTTTTGGAATCTCACCGGCGGAGACCTGCACGCAACCGATGTGACCAATGCGTCCCGGACCATGCTGTGGAACATCCACACGGGTGAGTGGGATGACGAGTTGCTGGAACTATTTGAAATTCCGAAGGCGGTGCTGCCAACCGTGCATCCTTCCAGTCACGTGTTCGGCGAAACCCAGCCGACGTTGTTCGGGAAGTCGATTCCGCTTGGCGGAGCCGCCGGCGACCAACAATCGGCACTGTTTGGCCAGAACTGCACGCAACCAGGGATGGCCAAGAACACATACGGGACCGGTTGTTTCATGCTGATGAACATCGGCGAGACACCTGCCTCGTCACCGTCTCGGTTGTTGACCACGGTCGCTTGTTGGGACGGAGGAAAGCGAGAATTCGCGTACGAGGGAAGCATTTTCATCGCCGGTGCGATTGTGCAGTGGTTGCGAGACGGGCTGGGAATCATTGAGTCGTCTTCCGAAGTCGAATCACTTGCCGCCAGTGTCGACGACACCGATGGTGTTTACCTCGTTCCCGCTTTCGCTGGTTTGGGTGCACCGCATTGGGACGCCTACGCACGCGGAATTCTGGTCGGGCTGACTCGCGGAACCACCAAAGCTCATATCGCTCGGGCTGCGCTTGAGGGAATCGCTTATCAAGTGGCTGACGTACTCGATGCGATGCGAAGAGATTCCGGCGTGGCCATCGAAGAGTTGCGTGTCGACGGCGGAGCGGCCGCGAATGATCTCCTGATGCAGTTCCAGGCCGACATCATCGGTGCTCGCGTCGTCCGCCCCAAGGTTATCGAAACGACGGCGGCGGGTGCGGCCTACGTCGCCGGACTCGCGACTGGTTTCTGGAAAGATTCCGCCGATATCGAACGCATTTGGGAAACCGACCGAGTGTTCGAGCCACGAATGCCCGCCGAAGAAGTGGCTCGTCGTCGACAACGCTGGGCTGCGGCACTTGAACGATCCAAACAATGGGTGGAACAAGAAGAATCCGCCGATTGA
- a CDS encoding sulfatase encodes MRHWMLLTILFALCKPVAAEEPMNVLFIISDDLTSTALSCYGNEVCQTPNIDALAADGMRFTQAYCQATYCGPSRASFLSGYYPHATGVLGYKSPRPQIGDRQTWPQSFKDEGYYTARVSKIYHMGVPGGIESGGDGRDHDGGNGADDALSWNERFNSPGPEWKAKGTGETLEGNPNGLRPVVGGNTFVAVEADGDDEVHSDGKTSAKAAELLLAKRNRPFWLGIGFVRPHVPFVSPANYFEPFKPFSKLELPERIDGDWDDIPKPGINYKTSVNMKMDSRRQRKAIGGYYASVAFMDSQVGKVMTALRESGQDENTIVVFTSDHGYHLGEHDFWAKVSLRDESSQVPLIIKVPGKAPGVCDSLVEMLDLYPTIGNLCDVPVPEHVQGKDISKMLDDPTHTVREYAFSVAPMRKGFLIRTDRWAYIQYKEDASGGIELFDMETDPKQFTNLATSPDHQDVVAQMKQRLTAKLTEVRSNELATSSN; translated from the coding sequence ATGCGTCATTGGATGCTGTTGACCATCCTGTTTGCTCTTTGCAAGCCGGTTGCCGCGGAAGAACCGATGAACGTGCTGTTCATCATCTCTGATGATCTGACATCGACGGCGCTGTCGTGTTACGGAAACGAAGTCTGCCAGACCCCCAATATCGACGCGTTGGCGGCCGATGGCATGCGGTTCACGCAAGCCTACTGCCAAGCGACCTATTGCGGGCCCTCAAGAGCGTCGTTCCTGTCGGGGTACTACCCGCACGCAACGGGCGTTCTGGGATACAAAAGCCCGCGACCGCAAATCGGTGACCGGCAAACATGGCCGCAGTCGTTCAAGGACGAAGGCTACTACACGGCTCGCGTCAGCAAGATCTATCACATGGGGGTGCCGGGCGGAATTGAATCCGGTGGCGATGGCCGCGACCACGATGGCGGCAACGGAGCGGACGACGCACTCTCATGGAACGAACGATTCAACAGTCCCGGCCCGGAGTGGAAAGCCAAAGGAACCGGCGAAACACTCGAAGGCAATCCGAATGGCTTACGTCCCGTCGTCGGAGGCAACACATTCGTTGCGGTGGAAGCCGATGGAGACGACGAGGTCCACTCTGATGGCAAAACCTCCGCCAAAGCTGCTGAGTTGCTTCTCGCGAAACGCAATCGGCCCTTTTGGCTGGGCATCGGTTTCGTTCGACCTCACGTGCCGTTTGTTTCACCGGCGAACTACTTCGAGCCCTTCAAACCATTCAGCAAGCTCGAATTACCGGAACGAATCGATGGCGACTGGGACGACATCCCAAAGCCCGGCATCAACTACAAAACCAGCGTGAACATGAAGATGGATTCACGTCGACAGCGCAAAGCAATCGGTGGCTACTACGCATCCGTCGCCTTCATGGACTCGCAGGTTGGCAAAGTCATGACCGCGTTGCGAGAATCCGGACAAGACGAAAATACAATCGTGGTCTTCACCAGCGATCACGGGTATCACCTGGGCGAACATGACTTTTGGGCCAAGGTTTCCTTGCGGGACGAGTCATCCCAAGTTCCCCTGATCATCAAGGTTCCTGGCAAAGCCCCCGGCGTTTGCGACAGCCTGGTTGAGATGCTGGATCTGTATCCAACAATCGGAAATCTATGCGACGTCCCCGTGCCCGAACACGTTCAGGGCAAAGACATCTCCAAAATGCTTGACGACCCAACTCACACGGTTCGCGAATACGCTTTCAGCGTCGCGCCGATGAGGAAAGGGTTCCTCATCCGAACGGATCGATGGGCCTACATCCAGTACAAAGAGGACGCGTCCGGAGGCATCGAACTGTTTGACATGGAAACGGACCCGAAGCAATTCACCAACTTGGCGACTTCACCGGACCATCAAGACGTCGTCGCTCAGATGAAGCAACGGTTGACGGCAAAACTCACCGAGGTGCGTTCCAACGAACTGGCCACTTCGTCGAACTAG
- a CDS encoding SDR family oxidoreductase, whose product MSSSLDSAIAQLAGTRCLVTGAAGFIGSQMVERLLDAGANVVALDNLSTGFLHNLTPFLEGPHQDRLTFVEGDAADRDCVQKSVEGVDHIFHFAAMASVPRSMREPGLCHDWTTTSTVELLAAGSAAGVKRFVLSSTSAVYGNSPYVAKREDDMPAPLSPYAAAKLSSENYCQVFQREFPIETVILRYFNVFGPRQDPQSEYSAVIPRFVSMILSGERPIIYGDGQQSRDFVFVRDVANANMLAATVADAAGGVFNVGRGQRTTLLELLETLRDLLEGDIQPIHEPPRAGDVRDSLADTNQIRSRLGFEPTVDMSEGLRQSIEYYRGICSTV is encoded by the coding sequence ATGTCATCCTCGCTCGATTCCGCCATCGCTCAGCTCGCCGGTACTCGTTGCTTGGTCACCGGTGCCGCGGGATTCATTGGCTCTCAGATGGTCGAGCGTTTGCTTGATGCAGGGGCAAACGTGGTCGCCCTGGACAATCTCAGCACCGGCTTCCTGCACAACCTGACGCCGTTCTTGGAAGGTCCGCACCAAGATCGACTGACGTTCGTCGAAGGTGACGCGGCTGATCGAGACTGCGTACAAAAATCAGTCGAAGGCGTGGACCATATTTTTCACTTTGCGGCAATGGCGAGTGTTCCACGAAGCATGCGAGAACCAGGCCTTTGTCACGATTGGACCACGACCAGCACTGTTGAATTGTTGGCCGCGGGATCGGCGGCGGGTGTGAAACGGTTTGTGCTTTCGTCGACGAGTGCTGTTTACGGCAACTCGCCCTACGTTGCCAAACGCGAAGACGATATGCCGGCACCCTTGTCGCCCTACGCCGCAGCAAAACTTTCGTCGGAAAACTATTGCCAAGTCTTCCAACGTGAGTTCCCGATCGAAACGGTCATCCTTCGGTATTTCAACGTTTTCGGTCCACGACAAGACCCGCAGAGTGAATACAGCGCGGTGATCCCGCGATTCGTTTCGATGATCCTCAGCGGCGAACGTCCGATCATCTATGGCGACGGGCAACAGTCACGCGACTTTGTCTTCGTACGAGACGTTGCGAACGCAAACATGCTGGCCGCCACTGTCGCCGATGCTGCTGGCGGTGTCTTCAACGTTGGGCGAGGACAGCGCACGACATTGCTGGAGTTGTTGGAGACGCTGCGTGATCTTCTCGAGGGCGACATTCAACCAATTCACGAACCCCCGCGTGCCGGTGACGTGCGAGATTCGCTAGCTGACACGAATCAGATCCGCTCGCGTCTCGGCTTTGAGCCGACCGTCGATATGTCTGAAGGTCTGCGTCAAAGCATCGAATACTACCGAGGCATCTGCTCGACGGTTTGA
- a CDS encoding flagellar export chaperone FliS translates to MPRPGEPGSLSEGMNNFGRRSGDAYLESMVQTASPARLRLMLIERAVEVSRHLANHWNSQPGKRGTNEYSLKLLELLSELLSGVTDDSVEVCRTVADLYVFLCQHLIAAEGNGDSTMIDEIRLVLETEAETWRMVCAREGDKTSSNKRVSEVLSDGAGLNLQG, encoded by the coding sequence TTGCCTCGCCCCGGCGAACCAGGCAGCCTCAGTGAGGGAATGAACAACTTCGGCCGCCGAAGTGGGGATGCGTATCTCGAATCGATGGTTCAAACGGCCTCGCCCGCTCGGTTGCGCCTGATGTTGATCGAACGAGCCGTTGAGGTTTCTCGGCACTTGGCCAACCACTGGAATTCACAGCCCGGCAAACGCGGAACAAACGAGTATTCGCTCAAACTGTTGGAACTGTTGTCGGAATTGCTGTCGGGCGTCACAGACGACTCCGTCGAGGTTTGTCGCACCGTGGCCGATCTCTACGTGTTCTTGTGCCAGCACTTGATCGCCGCGGAAGGAAATGGCGACTCAACGATGATCGATGAGATCCGGTTGGTCCTCGAAACCGAAGCCGAAACTTGGCGTATGGTCTGCGCTCGCGAAGGCGACAAGACCAGCTCCAACAAACGAGTCTCGGAGGTCCTTTCGGATGGCGCCGGGTTGAACCTGCAAGGATAG
- a CDS encoding flagellin N-terminal helical domain-containing protein, with amino-acid sequence MTRINTNVSSLVAQNRLQSSNNDLQESLTRLSTGLRINTGSDDPAGLLASEALRGEITGLTKSISNTQRASQIISTADSALGQVSNLLNDVRGLVVEAANSGALSNEEIAANQLQIDSSLEAINRIAQTTTFQGRKLLDGSQDFVSTASGVGSISDISIDQANLGKTGQIDVEVVISSAAEQAEVTASDSGFSTAAQASTTAANTFGTASQAIGGETIDIIGQGLKDIVIVDDKFASNTGEAAFDAETGTLTITGNFTGDALNTGPPAEVAADVDAQDVQTAIAALDGFTASGATAAGTPAAATAATVTADQTGLTVTATAEGAEYNNVTVQFASGAATAADYDSEQKILTVTLEEGAEISAADLETLINGATVDGEAPAEAAFEASALADSEFNGSTAIESASTGNTGGEVLNADLVFQLSGSGGAETFNFGAGTSKDQIAAAVNLVSDSTGVTADATTGLSFSSSDYGSAALVDIDVISEGDGGTFKGNLDNTRSIGNDIVATVNGVEANGSGNGLSINTSSLDLNLTVDDGSSTNFSFSITGGGATFQLGPDVTSTQQASLGIGSVSTGQLGGASGRLYELGSGQSKSLTNDVEGAAKVIDEVIGKVVGLRGRLGSFQSTTLESNLVSLNETKANLQEAESSIRDADFAQESANLTRAQILVQSGTNVLSLANQNPRNVLSLLG; translated from the coding sequence ATGACTCGGATCAACACCAACGTTTCGTCTTTGGTCGCACAGAACCGCCTCCAAAGCAGCAACAATGACTTGCAAGAATCTCTGACTCGATTGAGCACTGGTCTCCGGATCAATACCGGTAGTGACGACCCCGCCGGCTTGCTGGCCAGCGAAGCTCTCCGGGGCGAAATCACCGGTTTGACCAAATCGATCAGCAACACGCAGCGTGCCAGCCAAATCATCAGCACCGCTGACAGTGCACTGGGTCAGGTCAGCAACCTGCTGAACGACGTTCGTGGTTTGGTGGTGGAAGCCGCCAACTCGGGTGCATTGAGCAACGAAGAAATCGCTGCTAACCAGTTGCAGATCGACAGCTCGCTCGAAGCCATCAACCGGATCGCTCAAACAACGACCTTCCAAGGTCGTAAGTTGCTCGACGGTTCGCAAGACTTCGTCAGCACCGCCAGCGGTGTCGGTAGCATCAGCGACATCTCGATCGACCAAGCCAACTTGGGCAAAACCGGTCAGATCGATGTCGAGGTCGTCATTTCATCTGCCGCTGAGCAAGCGGAAGTGACCGCATCGGATTCCGGATTCTCAACAGCCGCTCAAGCATCCACGACTGCGGCCAACACTTTTGGTACCGCATCCCAAGCTATCGGTGGCGAGACCATCGACATCATTGGCCAAGGTCTCAAAGACATCGTCATCGTGGACGACAAGTTCGCCTCCAACACGGGTGAAGCCGCGTTTGATGCCGAAACCGGCACGCTTACCATCACAGGTAACTTCACCGGTGACGCTCTTAACACTGGACCACCCGCCGAAGTCGCCGCTGACGTCGATGCACAAGACGTTCAAACAGCAATTGCCGCATTGGATGGGTTCACCGCCAGCGGTGCGACCGCAGCTGGCACGCCAGCCGCAGCAACCGCGGCTACCGTGACCGCTGACCAAACTGGTTTGACAGTTACGGCGACTGCTGAAGGTGCTGAGTACAACAACGTGACGGTTCAATTCGCTTCCGGAGCAGCCACTGCAGCTGACTATGACAGCGAACAAAAGATCTTGACTGTTACCTTGGAAGAAGGAGCTGAAATTTCGGCAGCTGACCTGGAAACGTTGATCAACGGTGCAACCGTTGACGGCGAAGCTCCAGCTGAAGCAGCTTTCGAAGCATCCGCACTGGCTGACTCTGAATTCAATGGCTCGACCGCAATTGAATCGGCTTCAACCGGAAACACCGGTGGTGAAGTTTTGAATGCGGATCTCGTCTTCCAGCTGAGCGGATCAGGTGGAGCAGAAACGTTCAACTTCGGAGCGGGAACCAGCAAAGACCAAATCGCAGCTGCTGTGAACTTGGTGAGCGACAGCACCGGTGTGACCGCCGACGCAACCACCGGACTGAGCTTCAGCTCATCGGACTACGGTAGCGCTGCTTTGGTCGACATCGACGTCATCAGCGAAGGTGACGGTGGAACGTTCAAGGGCAACCTGGACAACACTCGTTCGATCGGTAACGACATCGTCGCCACTGTGAACGGTGTCGAGGCCAATGGATCAGGCAACGGTCTTTCGATCAACACCAGCTCGCTTGACTTGAACTTGACTGTAGACGACGGCAGCAGCACGAACTTCAGCTTCAGCATCACCGGTGGTGGAGCAACGTTCCAACTGGGCCCAGACGTGACGAGCACCCAACAAGCTAGCTTGGGCATCGGCAGCGTCTCGACCGGTCAATTGGGCGGTGCATCAGGTCGTTTGTACGAACTGGGCAGTGGCCAATCCAAGAGCCTGACCAACGACGTTGAAGGTGCCGCCAAGGTCATCGACGAAGTCATCGGCAAAGTGGTTGGACTGCGTGGTCGTTTGGGATCGTTCCAAAGCACGACGCTGGAAAGCAACTTGGTTTCACTCAACGAAACGAAGGCCAACTTGCAAGAAGCTGAAAGCTCGATCCGTGACGCTGACTTCGCACAAGAGTCGGCCAACCTGACTCGTGCACAGATCCTGGTTCAATCCGGTACCAACGTGCTGTCGCTGGCCAACCAAAACCCACGAAACGTTCTGTCGCTGTTGGGTTAA
- a CDS encoding bifunctional nuclease family protein yields the protein MTVQMQLARIIISELTDNQVIYLKEVDGTRQFPIMIGIFEATNIDRRVKNDYVPPRPLTHDLIVNVAESLDATIEQVVISDLSEHTYFAQLHLRTSSGELIEVDARPSDAIAVAVTFDPPLPIFVSEEVLSGATGTDED from the coding sequence ATGACCGTCCAAATGCAGCTCGCTCGGATCATCATTTCCGAGCTGACCGATAACCAAGTCATTTATCTCAAGGAAGTCGACGGAACGCGCCAATTCCCGATCATGATCGGAATCTTCGAAGCGACGAACATCGATCGAAGGGTCAAAAACGATTACGTTCCACCTCGCCCGTTGACCCACGATCTGATTGTGAACGTCGCTGAGTCACTTGACGCGACCATTGAGCAAGTCGTGATTAGCGATCTGTCTGAACACACCTATTTCGCACAACTGCATCTGCGAACAAGCAGCGGTGAGCTGATCGAAGTCGACGCACGTCCGAGCGATGCGATCGCGGTTGCGGTGACGTTCGATCCGCCGCTTCCAATCTTTGTTTCCGAAGAGGTCCTCAGCGGTGCGACCGGAACCGACGAAGATTGA
- the panC gene encoding pantoate--beta-alanine ligase — METFSSIDAMRAWCRQQTRSGDTIGLVPTMGALHEGHLSLVQAATSSCDRCVTTIFVNPTQFAAGEDLDQYPRPLEDDLAMLRDAGVDAVFLPNTKEMYPGGPEQKSTSVQPSAVALPLEGLHRPDHFVGVATVVMKLFQAVPSDRAFFGRKDFQQLCVIEHMVRDLNLATEVVPCEIIRESDGLAMSSRNRYLSDDERQRALCISRSLAQVERAFAEGNRDSQHLESILVDHLGDCDSVDYAVVVDRETLAPVSAISKNVVALVAARVGATRLIDNRELYVD, encoded by the coding sequence TTGGAAACATTTTCATCCATCGATGCCATGCGAGCGTGGTGCCGCCAGCAGACGCGTAGCGGCGACACGATCGGGTTGGTGCCGACGATGGGTGCCTTGCACGAAGGCCATCTTTCTCTCGTTCAGGCTGCAACGAGTTCATGTGATCGCTGTGTCACGACCATCTTTGTGAACCCCACTCAATTCGCTGCGGGCGAAGACCTCGATCAATATCCGCGGCCCCTCGAAGACGACCTCGCGATGCTGCGAGACGCGGGTGTCGACGCTGTCTTCCTGCCGAACACCAAAGAGATGTACCCCGGCGGACCAGAGCAAAAGTCCACGTCGGTCCAGCCTTCCGCGGTTGCCTTGCCTCTGGAGGGACTGCATCGTCCCGATCACTTTGTCGGCGTCGCTACCGTTGTGATGAAGTTGTTCCAAGCTGTGCCGTCGGACCGAGCCTTCTTCGGCCGCAAGGACTTTCAACAACTTTGTGTGATCGAGCACATGGTTCGCGATTTGAATCTGGCAACCGAAGTCGTTCCCTGTGAAATCATTCGCGAATCGGATGGGTTGGCGATGAGCAGTCGCAATCGCTATCTGTCGGACGACGAACGCCAGCGAGCTTTGTGCATCTCTCGATCGCTGGCCCAAGTTGAACGAGCCTTTGCGGAAGGCAATCGTGATTCACAGCACCTCGAGTCGATCCTTGTCGATCATCTTGGGGATTGCGACAGCGTGGACTACGCCGTTGTCGTCGATCGAGAAACCCTGGCACCGGTTTCAGCGATTTCAAAGAACGTGGTCGCCCTCGTGGCAGCTCGAGTCGGAGCAACCCGGCTGATCGACAATCGTGAATTGTATGTTGACTGA
- a CDS encoding UDP-glucuronic acid decarboxylase family protein: MIQRILVTGGAGFLGSHLCERLVSDGHDVICLDNFFTSQKSNVVHLLDKPNFELIRHDITLPIHLEVDQIYNMACPAAPGHYQFNPIKTIKTSVMGSINMLGIAKRCGARILQASTSEVYGDPEQHPQTESYRGSVNPIGIRACYDEGKRVAETLFMDYHRSNNVDVRIVRIFNTYGPRMHPFDGRVVANFIRQALAGDDITIFGDGSQTRSFCYRDDLVEVIIRMMNCDGFTGPVNIGNPHEFTIRQLAEKTIELTGSSSKLIEAPLPADDPTRRRPDISLAKEKLDWEPKIELEEGLRHTIDWFKTIDLSDYRPPTPNFS, translated from the coding sequence ATGATTCAACGTATTTTGGTAACGGGTGGTGCGGGATTCCTGGGCTCGCATCTTTGTGAGCGTTTGGTCAGCGACGGGCATGACGTCATTTGTCTGGACAACTTTTTCACCAGCCAAAAGTCCAATGTTGTTCATTTACTGGACAAGCCCAACTTCGAACTGATCCGGCATGACATCACCCTGCCCATTCATTTGGAAGTGGACCAGATTTACAACATGGCGTGTCCCGCGGCTCCTGGGCACTATCAATTCAATCCTATCAAGACGATCAAGACCAGTGTGATGGGGTCGATCAACATGCTGGGGATCGCCAAACGTTGCGGCGCCAGAATTTTGCAGGCCAGCACCAGTGAAGTGTACGGCGATCCGGAACAGCATCCACAAACGGAATCTTACCGCGGCAGCGTCAATCCGATTGGCATTCGAGCTTGTTACGACGAAGGCAAACGCGTTGCCGAGACGTTGTTCATGGATTATCACCGCAGCAACAACGTGGACGTCCGGATCGTTCGGATCTTCAACACGTACGGACCTCGCATGCATCCGTTCGATGGACGCGTGGTCGCGAACTTCATTCGCCAAGCTTTGGCGGGTGACGACATCACCATCTTTGGTGACGGCTCGCAAACACGATCGTTCTGCTACCGAGATGACTTGGTCGAAGTCATCATCCGAATGATGAACTGCGACGGTTTCACGGGCCCGGTTAACATTGGGAATCCCCACGAGTTCACGATCCGTCAACTCGCTGAGAAAACGATCGAGCTGACCGGATCGAGCAGCAAACTCATCGAGGCTCCTTTGCCAGCTGACGACCCAACGCGCCGTCGCCCTGACATTTCGCTTGCGAAAGAGAAGCTGGATTGGGAGCCGAAGATTGAGTTGGAAGAAGGCCTGCGGCACACGATCGATTGGTTCAAAACAATTGACTTGAGTGACTATCGCCCGCCGACGCCAAACTTCAGCTGA
- a CDS encoding FtsX-like permease family protein, with translation MWVRTVVSICGIGFAILLMFMQLGFLGSVGDTATVLLDRMPCDVLVRSPDYLHVYDASKIRNDLRPWLNSIDEVDQAVPLDIGVTQWTNPTNQDPRAIAVMGIDLNAPAFELPELTREMRRKLLVEGAVLVDDATKTDFGPKNGVKFGPDDVGTVASVFGTPAKIVGTFEMGTGLAANGALLCSRETFRKLVPGSSDDQVSLLLIRLTQGVSVDRGRKMVAGRLDALAGPASHASALTIEDAKSAEVWRWYTQTPIGMIFAMGVALAVVVGGVISYMILASDVQAHLSEYATLKAMGYGTGFLIKTLLTQSTLLATIAFPPSVLAALILYAVTSALAGVPIRMTLTWLVLVAVLSLLMCNAAGLIAIRKLIRAEPANLF, from the coding sequence ATGTGGGTTCGAACCGTGGTTTCCATTTGCGGGATCGGGTTCGCAATCCTGTTGATGTTCATGCAGTTGGGTTTTTTGGGCAGCGTTGGTGACACCGCCACCGTTTTGCTGGATCGGATGCCATGCGATGTGCTGGTCCGATCGCCTGACTATTTACACGTCTACGACGCATCCAAGATCCGCAACGATCTGCGTCCCTGGCTGAACTCCATCGATGAAGTGGACCAGGCCGTGCCATTGGACATTGGAGTGACCCAGTGGACCAATCCAACCAACCAAGACCCGCGTGCAATCGCGGTGATGGGAATCGACTTGAATGCTCCCGCGTTTGAGTTGCCCGAGCTGACTCGTGAAATGCGACGAAAGTTGTTGGTCGAGGGCGCCGTCCTGGTCGACGATGCGACCAAGACTGACTTTGGTCCAAAGAACGGCGTGAAGTTTGGCCCGGACGACGTTGGGACTGTCGCAAGCGTGTTTGGAACGCCGGCGAAAATTGTTGGTACGTTCGAAATGGGAACCGGATTGGCCGCCAACGGCGCGCTGCTGTGCTCCCGCGAAACGTTTCGAAAACTGGTTCCCGGCAGCAGCGACGACCAGGTGTCTTTGCTACTGATTCGGTTGACGCAGGGTGTCAGCGTCGATCGCGGTCGCAAAATGGTCGCGGGACGATTGGATGCGTTGGCTGGACCAGCCTCCCATGCGTCTGCTTTGACGATCGAAGATGCCAAGAGTGCGGAAGTTTGGCGTTGGTACACCCAAACACCCATCGGCATGATTTTCGCCATGGGCGTTGCTCTTGCCGTCGTTGTCGGTGGGGTGATCAGTTACATGATCCTCGCATCCGACGTGCAGGCTCACTTGAGTGAGTATGCAACCTTGAAAGCGATGGGTTACGGAACGGGCTTCTTGATCAAGACGTTGCTAACCCAATCCACCCTGCTTGCGACGATCGCGTTCCCACCCTCTGTGCTGGCCGCGTTGATCCTCTATGCGGTCACATCTGCGTTGGCGGGAGTCCCCATCCGCATGACGCTTACGTGGTTGGTTTTGGTCGCCGTGCTATCTCTGCTGATGTGCAATGCCGCAGGCCTGATCGCGATTCGAAAGCTGATCCGGGCCGAACCCGCGAATTTGTTCTAG